From one Lycium ferocissimum isolate CSIRO_LF1 chromosome 7, AGI_CSIRO_Lferr_CH_V1, whole genome shotgun sequence genomic stretch:
- the LOC132062419 gene encoding uncharacterized protein LOC132062419 encodes MELKQNLIEYPAIAWADVHNRYQSKIRVEDDKILRTGRYQLYPLDRRGNRRNDESGKTNRRNDRRNDRGQSSRRLINRNVADRTSGNKETPRLSEYNFCVDVATIAAAVIRNRETRHPRPIQSDPEKRDKSLICKYHHTHGHRIEDCLQLREEVARLFNLGHLREFLSERAKTHFKNVDSNKQDRPDEPQQVIHMIMGGTDAPIGPVVKCTKIFITREKCIRNDYPDGPISFGNEEMEGIAQPHNDALVISVFANKFRIKRVLIDPSSSANIIRWRVIEQLGLLDQIVLAIQVLNGFNMVCETTKGEITLPINMEGTTQQTKFYVTEGDMGYNALLERPWIHLVRAVPSTMHQVLKFPTPKGIKTVRGKQQAAKEMFAVEESVKIIKVPNRNEGKNAK; translated from the exons ATGGAGCTAAAGCAAAATCTGATAGAGTACCCGGCGATCGCCTGGGCTGATGTACACAACAGATATCAATCGAAGATCAGGGTCGAAGATGATAAGATTCTGAGGACCGGCCG GTACCAACTTTACCCGCTCGATCGAAGGGGAAATAGGCGCAACGACGAATCGGGCAAGACTAATAGAAGAAATGATCGAAGGAACGATCGAGGCCAAAGTAGTCGGAGACTGATAAACAGAAATGTTGCCGATAGAACCTCAGGAAACAAAGAAACTCCAAGGTTATCCGAGTATAATTTCTGCGTAGATGTAGCGACCATAGCGGCGGCCGTTATCCGTAACAGAGAAACAAGGCATCCAAGACCAATCCAGTCTGATCCAGAGAAGCGGGATAAAAGTCTTATTTGCAAATACCATCACACTCACGGCCATCGAATCGAAGATTGTCTGCAGCTGAGAGAGGAGGTTGCCCGTCTATTCAATTTGGGACACCTTCGAGAATTCCTAAGTGAACGAGCAAAAACGCATTTCAAGAACGTGGACTCTAACAAGCAGGATAGGCCGGACGAGCCTCAGCAGGTGATACACATGATCATGGGAGGAACAGACGCTCCCATTGGGCCGGTCGTAAAATGCACCAAGATTTTCATAACAAGGGAAAAGTGCATTCGGAATGACTACCCCGATGGTCCTATCTCGTTTGGCAACGAGGAAATGGAAGGCATCGCCCAGCCTCATAACGACGCACTAGTAATATCTGTCTTTGCcaataaatttagaatcaaACGTGTGCTAATTGATCCAAGTAGCTCGGCTAATATCATTCGATGGAGAGTCATCGAGCAGCTGGGACTACTAGATCAGATCGTACTAGCAATACAAGTCCTCAACGGATTCAACATGGTATGCGAGACGACGAAGGGTGAGATCACTTTACCGATCAACATGGAAGGAACTACGCAACAGACAAAATTTTATGTGACAGAGGGAGACATGGGATACAATGCATTACTGGAAAGACCGTGGATTCACCTCGTGAGAGCGGTCCCCTCAACTATGCATCAGGTATTGAAATTTCCGACCCCAAAAGGTATCAAAACCGTCCGTGGTAAACAACAGGCCGCAAAGGAAATGTTCGCGGTTGAAGAATCTGTTAAGATTATAAAGGTGCCGAATCGGAACGAAGGGAAGAATGCCAAATAA